GGTTATCAAGGCCTGCCACAACCCATGTGTTTGATCTCTGAACAATCTTGGCCCTCACGGGAGGAGCTGAAGGGACAATGCCACGTCCCTGCTGTTGGTGGCTGTTAAATCAGCAGAAAAACCCAATCTCTACAGGTTCTGAGCAGGTTTCTCAGGAAACTGAGTGCcggggcaggcagcaggtcaCCAACTGCACTTCAGGGGTCCACCCACACATGTATgaaaagaacacacaaaaaggGCATAAAAGGACCAGATAGCACACATACAGCCTTAGGAAAGGACGAGGGACAGTGTGTACAGAGGAGGGTCTCTAAACCAAACGCTTTGGTTGTGTCAAATCCAAGGAAACAGTATTGTACAAATACTCTGTGAAAAGACAGCGTTGCACTCAAGTTTTTACTTCGGCTTTACTCTTCCCCCttgaacatttttaattgcttccttcctcttccttttttttttcttccattacgTCTgcctcccccttttttcccaATACACCCGTACTACGAGAGGGGCAGTCCCAGCGCCCggagcccccgcagccccgcgcgcGGTGCCAGCTCCCGCACCTCTGCAGCCCGGAGGCCGCCGGGGCCCGCTCCCCGCCTGCCAGTCCCGCCGCCAAGCGGCTTATTGttctaacaacaaaaaagaggagGAATCACCTCGTCACTTTGACATTAACGGCCCGCTGTGCCCTGGCCACAGGCAGccgctgggctgggctgggctgggccgcCTCAGCCGCCAGGTCGCTCTGAGGAGAGACCGTCCCCTGAGGGGACACGGCGGCCCCGCCAACGCCACACGGAGGGTTTTatctcccctcccagccccacgggGCGCGTCAGGCTCTGCCACAACAGGAAGGGCCgcggggggccgggcgggccgaGCCCTCACCTCAGGCGGGCGGAGgacggggcggggcggcgggtgGCGCGCGACACGGCGGCGCCGCGCCCAGCCCCCCGCGCGATGACGTCAgggccgcccgccgccccgcgcagccATGAGGGCGCAGCTGGAGCGGTGCGGCGGCGAGTGGCGCGCGCTGCAGGAGGAGTTCCGGCTGCTGCAGGTGAGCCCGGCCGgggggccctgccctgcctgctgtgccgtgccgtgccctgCCTGCCGTGCCgtgcctgcccagccctgcccagccctgccctgccctgcccagccctgccctgccctgccctgcccagccctgccctgcctgcccagccctgccctgccctgcctgcccagccctgccccgccccgccccgccctcgCCCGGCTTCGCTGTCCGCGTCCGCCGCTTCCCGCGCCCTGCGCAGCGCTGCGCTGCCTTCCCTGGCGACGCTTCTCATGGCTTCGCCGCGCGGGGCTCGCCCCTGGGCTGCCCCCCGCACCCCGCCCGCCGCCGGAGCCGGGCGCGCACGCCGCGGGTCCCCTCCGCTGGCCCCGGGGCAGCCTCGGCGCGGAAATTCCACGGGCGCGGAGCGGGTCGCCCCCTCCTCGCCGCGCCCCGGGTGGGCTGCGCCCGGCGGGGCCACGCGTGCACGGCGGGCTCGGCGCGGGCCCGGGGTGCGTGCGTGAAGCACGCGTGGGCAGCGGGCGCGGCGCCCCAGACACGCCAGGAGCGGTGCGGGACGTCCCAGACCGAGCCCCGGCAGCGTCCGAGGGGGCACCCGGGGGGACGCGGGGTCGTGGTTCCCACCGCTGGAGCAAGGGCGGGAAGGCGGGATCCGGCGTTTTGGTGTGGACAGTTGGGAGCGGCTGGAAGCGGCGCTCGGCCGGAGCTACCCCCCTCGGGAGGGGTCTGAGGGACAGCAGCGGTGTTTGTCTGCCTTACAAAAATCCATAGATGGGCAGAAAGATTTtggagcagaggctgggagCTGTTTCTGCAGAAGGGTTTTCCCTCCAGGAACCATCCCACTCGGGACAGCATCGCTGCTGCTCCTCTACACGAGCGCTAAATCTTTAAGCCACTTCTACAACACCGGCTGCTCCGGCTCTGCGGGGCTGTTAGTCTCTTCTAGGCTGTTGCACAGAACGTGTGGCCCCTAAACCACAGCAAAACGTCAATAACTTATCCCTGCCTCAGCTCCTCCAGTTACCAAAGGGAAGTAGAAATGGCACCCGGTGGGtcacagctgctggtggcatgGGGTGTTGTCCAGTGGTCAGTACTGTAGAGGTGAAAAGTTGGGATAACATCCATTCTCTGGGAGATGGTGTTGCAGAAGAGGGGAATGTGGTGCTGGCCTGAGGATGGGGCTCTGCTCCACCTCCaagaggtgctggtggtgctttggtttgctttggaGGAAGCTTATGTGCTCCCCAGCTGCACTGAAGTCAGACCTTGATCTGTGGCATAAACCCCCAACTGTTTGGTAAGaaagtattttgattttgtCTGCTCATGCTTGTGCCTTTTGGCACAGGTGTTTTTTTGGAcacacagcatctcctgagtgTGGTTATCCCAGCAGCAGTCCCTGCATCATCCCCTTCAGTGCCCTTTTTGCCTGGCCTGACTCTCATCTCCAGCTGGAATTGTTCTAGGGCtgtgtgggagctgctgcttccatttGGAAGGAGCTCCCTTTTGGAGTTTTCCAAGGCAGTTCAGTCTCCTCCTCTTAATGGGTCTCTTGGGCTATGctagtgaggaaaaaaaggatggtGGGCAGATTTTTGGTGTGTCCAGAGCAGTGTCAGACCCGTGGGGCGTAATGATCTCTGTTTGAGTGCTCTCTGCCCTGTCCCTTATTTGATAATTGTGTTCTAAGTTCTGGGCCAGGGGCCGTGTCTTCCTTCTCCTGTGGATAATTTTTTGGTGAATAAATAACTTCTCTACTAGTAAATATATTCTTCTAAATACTCGTGTCAGTTTGAAATCATTATCCTGATATTTCTTTGGCTAGCAGTAGAATTTACCAGCTCTCAATTTGCCTGTTTGTGTTTCCAGTAAATACTTGAACACTTTTTGGCAAAGAGCTTCTTATACCCTTGGAAACATCCTTTTAAAAGATGTTGTTGTGTGACATTTAGAGAAACAGAACAAGTTACTGTGCAATCCAGCCCCAAAGTCCTGCCTGTACTTAGCAAATCCAAACCAATCCTGAAGCCATGAGAGCTGTGGTGCCTGGACGAGGTTACTTTGGTTATCAAGGTTTTTAAATCTAgagcttgttttgctttgctcttgTAAATAGTGAAGAACTACCAGCCAGGTCTTAATGAGGAGGAGAGCAAAGATTTGTTTTGTATAGTTTTAGCATAATGACAATTTCTGTGATCATTGATGTGCTGGTAAATAAAGCAGCCAGGCAAATAGCCATGTAACCCGTGtccttgtatttcttcctttcccccccagACTTAATCTGGCTGTGAAATCAGAATTCCTGCTCTGTGATTTAGCCACCCATTTGATGGGGATGGATTGGGATCAACAGAGGATTAGAGTTCCATTACAGGGTGGGATGGGAATGAGAAGCTCCTGAGTGGGAAAGCTGGTTAGAAAGAGGAAACGAGGCAGGCACGGAAGATGCTCTTCATTTGCAGGAACTTCATTAGTATCCATTTAAGCTATGCTGGATCCATGGTGGTTTGGCATTGCTTGTTTGCTGGGGTGCCTGATGACACCCAAAAAACCAgggttttgctcttttccttcagAGGCGAGGACCAAAAGCAGTGTGTAACCTAGAAGGACTCTTCATCCCAATcatctcctcttctcctgcagGAGACACACAAAGTTTACAGGCAGAAATTGGAGGAAGTCACCACCTTGCAGACAGCTTGCAGCACCTCCATACAGCGGCAGAAGAAGACACTGAGGGATCTGAAGCACAGCCTGCAAAGGTAGCGGGAGACGTGGAGGAGGTGGGGATGGGATATTTCTCCTTCCCAAAGGGCTGAAATGTTTggatttttagcattttaatatGCAGTCTTTGTCATAGTGGTAATTTTGCTCCGTATTAGTCTTGGGTCACCTCAATTTATCACAGCCAGATAAAATGTTTGTAATCCCATGAGAAAGGGAATCTGGTAAATAGAGAAGAGCTCTGAGGGAGCCTTGAAGtgtgagcagtgtgctgcaggacCTCTGGGTCCCTGTGTTCTGCTGGGTGGGCAAAGCCTTGCTCTGTAAGCATCAGTCCTCAAAGCTGAAGGTGTAACTCACTCCTGGGTGGATTCATAGGAAGGAACTGTCTCTGGCTGATCCCCAGGAGCCAGATTCCTTGTGTGCAGGTCTGAAAACACAACCTCCAACACCACAGGTTGCTGACGCCACCGTGAGCTGCTCTGTTTTAGTTTAATTGGTAAAACCACAGTTTGTCAGAAAATCATCAGCTGTGTGTTTTGTTACATCCTTGAAAGGTACCATGcctgaagagctgcagcctctgcaagGGCAGTGCCTGAAACCACACACCAAGTTCCCAAAGTGGAAGGAGTTCCTGCAAAAAAGCACAATATAGCACAATATTCCCTATGTGCTCTGCTAGGGAAGAGGTACAGGATCTTGTCACTGAGCTGAGACGAAAACAGAAGCTGATTTTGAGGCCGTTTGGTTGAAATAACCTACAACAGCATAAACCAGGCAGTGAAATAAAATCATGGTAAGCCAAATGGTGCTGCAGAAATACAGGAGCAAAGTACACGATGGCATCAGCTCCTGTAGTGAGCTTGTTAACAGCATGGATGGTGGATTTGGTGAcaacattctttttctttaaagaaaaagactttaaaaacacaaacaggaaTATCTTGTTTCTGTGTTCTTGCAGGTGCAAGGCCAAAGCCAGTCCTGAGGAGTTTGCTCTTATTCAGGAGATCAGCACCCAGATCAAGGAGAGGCAAAATGCCTTCTTTGACATGGAAGCCTACTTGCCAAAGAAGAATGGGTACGTGCTCTGCCAGGGGGATGTGTGCTCTGGGAGGGCTGAGTTTTTAAATGCTCACAGTACTGTTGTTCCTAAAGGATAATGTGCATGTTGAAGAAATACATGTAAAACTGGATTAGTCATAAACCTCTTGCTGAGCTGGTGTGTCAGTTGTACACCGTTCATTAGCTGGAAGTGTATGTAAATGTTCTGTCTGTGGGCAGCACAGGTTTTcttgttaaaataaaagtagtcTTGCTAACTTGGAAGTGCTGACTGGATTTCCACATTTAAATCCTTTTCTGTAGTCTTATCTCCAGTTTGCCTTCATTGTTAATACATTAATATAGCAAACGTGGCTTCAACAGACACACTGGTCTCCAGCTCAGATCCTGTGGTGTTAAGATAAAACAGACTTACATGAGTCcactttgttctttgtttttcagcctGTACTTAAATCTGGTGCTGGGAAACGTGAATGTAACTCTGCTGAGTAACCAAGCAAAGTGAGTGAGTGTTTCTGCATGTGTGGATTTGGGTTCCTCTGGGGCCAGCTGTGATTATGGACTGAAGTCCAGAGATGGGAATGGGTTTCTCTTAGATAAAAGATGAAATGTTGAGAGGTGGGCAGGTTGGACCGTGACACGGGACCAAGCTAATGTGTTGTGAGCTCTAATGGATTCTGTCCTACACTTGCTTTTAAGCCCAGTGTGTTGCCTTAATTGTGAGGGGGGGGTTGCAGTGAAAAATGGTATTGTGACTTCCAGGCCTATGTGTTTCAgaaaatggagatttttttttttttttcactttttgttaATTCTTATCATGCCAACCCAGAAATCAGCTCTTACGGACTTGGGCCACTGAGTTGCCTTGCAGCCTGGAAGgtccctgcaggcagagctctgcctttcactgccagctcctgctttccttAATGTTTTAAGCAAAACCTCATGTCTCTGAGGTCAGCATGTTGGTTTGTATCTgattagaaaaagcaaagccatgTTCTGGTAAAGGCTGTTCCCTTCCAGGTTTGCATACAAGGATGAGTATGAGAAGTTCAAACTTTATCTGACAATAATCTTGTTACTTGGGGCTGTTGCCTGCAGGTTTATTCTCCACTACAGGtaagctgcatttttaattttaatcaagtattttgaataaaaatgtgcTGGGTTTGAACTAAATGTTCCCTGCTATTAAGGATGGTGAGACAGGCTCTGGCAACATTTAGGCTTGAGCAGCTGGACAGCAGGACAGCTTTTGCACCTCTTAACACCAGCATCATCTGTGTTTTAGCTACTTGCTTTTCCTTGTTTAACTTTTAATGGAGTGTCTTGTGACTAAGAGAAGTCCAACATCGTGTTTCCTGATCCATCATTTTCCTGGCATCATAGTGTGCTTGGGAACAAGCAGTTGGTTTTGCCTGGGGGGTGTCCCTGGCAGGGAccagcactgtgctgcagctctggggttGCAAAGGCAACAAAATAGGATTTGCATTAAATGGTCAGACCTGAAACGTTATCTCTAGACCATGATAAAGTGTCTGAGCACCAACAAGTTTGAACTAagcagttttgctttaaaaatcaggGAGGTGTTGGAGCCACGCACTTCCACAGTAGTGTCTCTGGGTTTGGGTGAATGCAGGATCATACCAGGGAATGATGGTGCCATGGACAGAGGCTGCCCTGAATCCCTGTGGCTTCAGGGGTTTGCAAATGGCGAAATaaagctgttttggtttttttcccctcctgagTGTAATGCTCTCCTGCTCTTTCAGTTGATTGGATTTATATAGATCTCATGGAATCTCCTCATTGAATTAACCTGGAAATGCCTCTCTAAATTGGATCATCTGCTGCTTTCATGGTGCTTTCTCTCCTTCAGAAGGAGTTAGTGTCATCTCTGCATTCCTGCTTATCAGCTGAAGATCTGCAGTGTTGTATCATGGGGCACTTCCTGGAAGAAAGGACTcagagcctggtgctgctgcccatgTGTGTGGCTCTGTATGTGGATTAGAGATGTTCAGGACTGGGACTTGGTGTCTATGGCCTTGCCTGGCCACGTTTTCATTCACccaaggggaaggaagaaaagtaggctatttattttaatgtgtctTCATAattaactggatttttttttttttttactctgtttttttgtgtgtcacaGGGTGACAGATGAagtgtttaattttctgttagTGTGGTATTACTGCACGCTGACGATACGGGAAAGCATCCTCATCAGCAATGGGTCAAGGTACTGAGCCACCTGCAAGAACTATTTAAAGCAAGAAAtgtccttaaaagaaaaacaacccacaaaggCAGATTCAGCTTGATGCTGAAGCCCAGCAAATCTGAGGTGCTGATGCCTCTCTACAGGGTCTCTTGTCTCTGTTCTCCTCCTTGGTTGCTTCCAAGATGCAGCCTCCTGAGGTTTGGGGAGGGAGAAAGTGCAGTTCCTACAAGTCCATAGTGCTTTGTCCAAAGCGTTGGATGTTTTGGTAGCTGTAGATGTGGTCTGGGCTGTAAAAGTGTGTGTATTTTTGGTGAAAGGACTGACTGAGGTGCTGGCTCCACACCCTGTGGTTAGCATGGCCACCCTCATGAGGCGTGTGACAATTGCAGCCGTGTTGAGGGAAAATTGGTGGTTAGGAGTTAATTGTATACAAATCTGGGATCACAAATAAAACCATGGGAGAAGTTAAGTGAAAGATaagagttggaactagatgatcttcagggtcccttccaaccgaaaCCATTCTATCATCCTTACTCCAAGCCCTTGTTTCTTCTTGGTAGGGGTATCCTAAGGCAGATGTTGAGGTCCTTCCTACAGCACTTGCTCACTTTACTGAAATTTCCTGAGCTTTCTGCAGTGTTCATGTCCGAAAGAAACAGCCTCATAGGAAGGACTTGGATATGTCACATATTtatggcacagaaaaaaaaaaaaagggtgtgtGGGCTGAAACTTGTGCATCATTAGTCACCGTGGAGCCTCGTGCTGCAGGGACTGCTGCTTCTTGCTATGCTGGAGAGCTCGTGGGAGCACGTGGGATGTGCCCTGTTCCTTAGCCTCCCTCCAGCAGTCATGGATCTGTGTTCCAACAAAGTCATATTGCCAGGGCATATTGCACAGCACCCCTTTGGCTTGAGTTGGGCCATCAATTttgttccctgtccttctcctccctcaAGCCAGGATCATTTTTTGTCTGTAAAGCCAGACTTATAATGCTAAAACCCATGTTTCTGGTCTAACTGCCAcgtttttttctgtttaggaTCAAAGGCTGGTGGGTGTCTCATCACTATGTCTCCACATTCCTGTCTGGAGTCATGTTAACGTGGTGAGTCTGCTCTTGGTGGCTCGAGGTACCTGAATCATGGTCTTTACATCATCTGAGCATTAAAATCCAGCAGGTTCATTAAGCTTTAAGCTGCACGGGCACGTGGCAAAGTGTCAGACTTGTTTTTTGTCTGATCTTAGGGATGTTTTCAGTTATAAATACAATGCTGCATGTCTGTGTTTACAGCACTGGtttatgaaaaaggaaaaccaaacctCAAAGCCTAAGCCATGGTTGTGCCGATGGTAGCAAAGTCTCTGCAGGTCTCCCTGTTTCTGTGCAACTAAGCAAACAAGCAGCACTTTGCTTTAGAGGGAGGATGCCACAAAATTCATCTATTTGGTGCCTTTACTGAACCCAGATTACAAACCAAGTATAAAGCCAAAACTGCCAGTTACCTTCCCAGGGGCTGGTCAGGACAACATGGCGATGCAGCCCATGTATGGCCCCTGGCTCAGCTGTGGAATGGACTGGTTAGTTaacaattgtttttaaaaatgagatgtttCTGCTCCTGAATCTGTAAGGGGATgatgcaggggctggagcagaaggttCCCTGTCCTCTGTCTATCCTGAACTGCCCTCAGGATAAGGAGCACAACCACCCCCTGCTCCACCCCTTGGATTCTTGAGCCAAATGCTGCTGAACAGCTTTGGTGGCTGCCTAGAGAAAACCACGATGAGCAAATGAATTAGAGAGGACAGCATTTATACATGTTGGAGAGGGGAAATGTGGAAACCTAATGAGTGAGAGTGTTTCCTTCAAGCCAAAGTTGTGATGTGGGCCTGGAGGACCATCTCTGGGCTCCCAACAGGGTGGAGTGGGCTGGGTACCAGCTGCTTGCTTGGTTTGCTGATGGGATCTGGCTGGGTGCTGAGGGGGAAGGTCACTGCACTGTCTGCTTTTTACCAAACAAATGGACCtcctttgtgttttgctttcaggCCAGATGGTCTCATGTATCAAATGTTTCGCAGCCAATTTTTAGCGTTTTCAATATTTCAGAGTGAGTATATCTTACCTTGTTAATTCAGGGGATAAAGTAGTTTTATATCATgggctgaaaataaaaacaattctgCTAGGTAAACACTGGGGTATTAAACTGTACAAATATAAACCATACCAGGCAAATGTAAAGTGTACAAATATAGGCAATAATTAAATGCTGCTGGATTAAACATTACTAAAATAGTTTGTTAGTTTGTCACACTTCTGAACAGCCAGCACAACGatgtttcctctctcctctccaggtTGTGTTCAGTTCCTACAGTATTATTACCAAAGGGGCTGCCTTTACAGACTCCGTGCTTTGGGGGAGAGAAACCACTTGGACCTTACAGTAGGTGAGGCTTTCTGCAGTATTTGGTTTGCAAAGTCTTCTGCAAAGGTTTTAGATGCAGTAATAGGGAGACTGCTTGTGGCCTTCTGAGAGCAACCTCTGTGGGGCTGCCACCCCCCTCTCTGCGTCCTGTGGCAGGAAGGGGAGCCAGGATTTAATCTCCCTCTGCAGGTCCTGTGGGTCAGAAGTAGAGGGCTCTGATCTGGAGAGGGTTAAGATGGAGATTTTGGCCATCTTCATCCTCCCCCCATTTCCACACCTTCAAgtctaaatttttttaattggttggTTGTTGCAGAGCAGGATGGGAATAGCCCTTATGGGGTGGTCTGGGTGGGGAGGGCTGCAGGTCCAGTCCTGGCTTCTCTGTGCTCACTCTCTGCCTCTTCTGTTAACCTTTTCCAGAAGGATTTCAGTCCTGGATGTGGCGGGGGCTGAcgtttctccttcccttcttgtTCTTTGGGCATGTAAGTAAGGCAATCCTGTTCCTCCCTTTGGGACACAGGGCCTGGGgggatctgctgctgctttaaagGTGCTTTAGATCACACACACCCATGGCAGATGTTTCtaagatttgggttttttgctagtaattaaattgcttcttttcccttctttttagTTCTGGCAGCTATATAATGCAATCACACTTTTTGGATTGTCGAGGCATAAGGAGTGCAAAGAATGGCAGGTGGGTGTTGGTTCTGCTCTGATGGTCATTGTTTTGGTCAGATCTTGCTGTGGCTGGTGTGCTAATGTTGTTCAGGAGGAACACAGCTTCCTGCAGAAACCTGTCCTTCCCCCATGCCTGTGCCACTGGTGTTCAGTGAAAGTGCTTGTAGAATAATGTCAGTCCATTAGATTGGATTTAATGATTTTACTGCTTGATAGAGTCCACTTATGTGGAGTATAATCCATGTTCTAATATTAAAAAGTAGTAAATGCTACTTAAATGATGATAAAAATATACTTTCCATATGTGTGGATGTATATTTGGCTGCAGTGATCTCTCATGTGCTGTCCCTGGACTTGCCCACCAAGCCCCCTCAGAGCTTCAGTGTGGCCCAAGCAAACACCCTCAGCTCTtaccttttcctcctcttcctcaggtTTTTGTGTTGGCCTTCacatttctgctgctcttcctcgGGAACTTCCTCACTACTCTCAAAGTGGTGCACACTaaactccagaagaaaaagacaaactgaAGAAGCTGTGAaccccacctccccacccctccagctgcagcaggctcTGGCTTTGGGATGGATCCTGCTTAAaccccagctgtgccagggatgGGCTCAGAAAGACTTGCCCATCCCCATGTCTGGTGAAGAATAAGGACTGTGCCAGCACAGACTCAGTATTACACAAGCATGGCTCTCCAGTCTGCAGTCCTGCtatttatgtatatttaatacaaaacatgtttgcttttgggttttgttttttcctgtccaTAGAGCAGCATGCACCTGCCTGGCACAGGGCCAGCCTTAGGAGAATGTGAGATCTACTGTGATTCCAATTCTGGAATGGTATTTAACACTTTccagttttattatttaaattctgGGTATTGGATTTGCAAAGGTTTATGAACACTCCAGGTTGATCTGTAATACAGACCGAATGCTGGTTTTTAAAGGCATTTGTTTAAGGCACATTTTTCAGTGGCAATATTAATGTATCtgtactgtgaagaaaaaaaaccaaacccatctTTGTTCCATACTGCTGGTATATACACCTCAGAAAAAGTATTTAAGGAAGGGAAATcctctttggaaaacaaaaataagcaagcaaaagcagtttttaaatggGAGGGAAGTCTGGCAGTCCTCTTCCAGGGAGACCAGGTCATCTGTGCAGGCCTGGAAAAGACCTAAAATAAACCACTCACTGTGGAACTGCTTCAGCCCCTTCTTCATAACAACTGCACTGCcctttggggttggttttttgagacactgttttctttaaaatggcCTCAATCAGTGGCAGTAAGTGCAATTGCACTTGGgtttctgttttcagtattttttgctCCCAGTGCCTGTCCTCCCAACCTGAGGACATGCttagcaaaaatattaaatactgtcTTTAGATGCTGTGCCTGTACTGATAATGAAGAGAATGTAAGCACTCATTCAGGAGGATGTCAGAGAGTAAATACTGTCACCTCCTTGTGCTGCTTCAACTTAAACTTACACATTAAAACAAGTTTGTTTTGGGTGCTGGAACACCTGTACCTCCCTAAGGGCAGGGTCAGTGCTGTGAGCTGCTTCAGGCAGCATCTTTCCCAAGGGTGAAGGCTTCCTGTGAGCTCACACAAAGCCCAAATTGGGCAAATGCTTTGGCAGTGATGTGGAAATTA
The sequence above is a segment of the Apus apus isolate bApuApu2 chromosome 16, bApuApu2.pri.cur, whole genome shotgun sequence genome. Coding sequences within it:
- the TMEM120B gene encoding transmembrane protein 120B — protein: MRAQLERCGGEWRALQEEFRLLQETHKVYRQKLEEVTTLQTACSTSIQRQKKTLRDLKHSLQRCKAKASPEEFALIQEISTQIKERQNAFFDMEAYLPKKNGLYLNLVLGNVNVTLLSNQAKFAYKDEYEKFKLYLTIILLLGAVACRFILHYRVTDEVFNFLLVWYYCTLTIRESILISNGSRIKGWWVSHHYVSTFLSGVMLTWPDGLMYQMFRSQFLAFSIFQSCVQFLQYYYQRGCLYRLRALGERNHLDLTVEGFQSWMWRGLTFLLPFLFFGHFWQLYNAITLFGLSRHKECKEWQVFVLAFTFLLLFLGNFLTTLKVVHTKLQKKKTN